The genomic segment GAGGTCGGTGAAGGTGCCACCGACGTCGGTGGCAACGCGGATTGTCTTAGCCATTGGCATTCTCTTTCGACATCAGCAGGCACGTGGCGGCGGCAGCCGTCAGGGCATAGGCCTCGGCCACGCGTTCGGCAGTGAAGTGGCCTTCAACGTTGAGCATGTTGAGCGTGCCGATCGAGGTCCCGAAGACGACGATGGGCAGGTTGAGCATGGACTTGCAGCCCAAAGCTTCGAGCTTGGGATATTCGGGCAGAACGGCGGCCAGCTCGGCGGCCGAGTTGAGCACCAGCGGCTCGCGCTTGCCGATGATGGTCTGCTCCCAGATCGTATCGCCGATGGGGTCTGCGCCCGGCACCGGGTAGAGATCGAGATTGTCCGAGTACTGGCGACGCATCACGCCGGCGTCGTAGTCTAGGCCGAGGATGGTGAAGAGCCTGGTTCCGATCACCCGGTTGGTAAGCTCGTGCAGGGCCTTGTAGGCGACCTGCGGCTGGCCGCTGACCTTTGCCAGTTCGGCGGCGAAAGCGGCGTGCGGATTGGTCGGATTAGTCATGGATCAGTCTGTCTCTCAGTTCGAGCTCGTCGGTGGTGACCACGGGGACAGCCCCGATGAGCTTGCGGGTATAGGGGTGCTCCGGCGCGCTGAAGATCCGGGCGGTGTCGCCCAGCTCCACCAGCCGGCCCCGTTCGAACACGGCCATGCGGTCTGCAATGTTGCGGACGACCGAAAGGTCATGCGTGATGAAGATGTAGGTGAGCCCCCTCGCCTTCCTCAGATCGTCGAGGAGTTTCAGGACGCGCGCCTGCACCAGGACGTCGAGCGCCGAGGTCGGCTCGTCGAGCACGACCAGCCGCGATTGGCAGGCCAGCGCCCGGGCGATGGCCACGCGCTGCCGTTGCCCGCCCGAAAGGCTGGCCGGACGCCGCTTGGCGAAATCGGCCGGCAGGCCGACCTCCTCGAGCAGCTCGCCGACGCGCCTGCTGCGCCCGGAGCGCTCGCCGATATTGTGGACATCGAGCGCCAGCCGCAGCGAGGCGCCGACGGTCCGGCGCGGGTTGAGCGCCGAGAGCGGGTTCTGCTGCACGAGCTGGATCGCCCGCCGATGCGGCAGGTCGCGCTTCGCGGGAAGCTCAGTGCCCTCGAATATCATCGAGCCGGCAGTCGGCCCGTAGATGCCGAGCACCATGTTGGCTATTGTGGACTTGCCCGAACCGGACTCGCCCACCACCGCCAGGCACTCGCCCGGCATGACGTCGAACGACACATCGGCGACGGCCTTCACCTCTTGGCCGTTGACGTCGAAGGTCTTGGTCAGGTTCCGGATGGAAAGGATGGGCTCGCTCATGAGTGCACCACCATCGGCGCGAAGAAGTCGCCCGTGTCTTCTGAAATGTCGGGAATGCCGCCGCCGGTGATGCGAGGCACCGCCCGCAGCAGCGCCCTGGTGTAGGGATGTTCCGGATTGTCGAAGAGGGCCGCGGTCGGCCCGGTCTCGACGATCCGGCCCTTGTAGATCACATAGACACGGTCGGCGAATTCGCGAACGACGCCGAGATTGTGCGAGATGAACAGCACCGAGGTGCCATGCCGTTCGACAAGGTCCGCCATCAGTTTGAGCGTCTGCGCCTGGACTGTCACGTCGAGCGCAGTGCCGGGCTCGTCGGCGAGCAGGAGCTTGGGCTCGTTGGCCAGGGCCATTGCAATCATCACGCGCTGGTTCATGCCGCCCGAGAGCTGGAAGCTGTAGCTTTGCAGCACGCGCTCGGGCTCGGTGATCGCCACCTCCTCCAGCGCCGCCCGCGCCTTGACCCGCGCCTCGTGCGCCGAGATCGAAGGATCGCGGCGCTTGAGCACCTCGTGGAACAGCACGTCGATGGTGAAGACCGGATTGAGCGCCGATGTCGGGTCCTGGAAGATCATCGACATGGCGGTGCCGCGCAGCGCGTAGCGCTCGGCTTCGCTGAGCTTTTCGAGATCGCGGCCATCGAACATGACCTGTCCCGAGATCCGGGCGTTCGGCAGCCGCTGCAGGAGACCAAGGATGATGCGGGCCGTCACCGACTTGCCCGAACCGGACTCGCCCACCAGCGCCACGGTCTCGCCCGGCGCGATGTCGAGCGAAATGCCGTGCAGCACTTCGGAGAGCCCGGAATAGGACTTGAAGGCCAGCTTGAGGTCGGAGATCGCGAGCGTCTTGTCCATCAGGATTCGCTCCCCAGGATGTCGCGCAGGGCATCGCCGAGCAGGTTGAAGCCGAACACCGCGATGAGGATGGCCAGCCCCGGGAATACCGTCAGCCACCAGCTATCCGGCAGGTAATTGGCGCCTTCGGCGACCATCGAACCCAGGTCCGGGGTCGGCGGCTGCACGCCGAGGCCGAGGAAGGACAGCGATGACGCGATGAGTATGACGAAGCCGCAATCGAGCGTCATCTTGGTGATGATCGCCGGCACGCAGTTCGGCAGGATTTCGCGGAACATGATGTGCCAGCGCGAGGCACCGACGACTTCGGCGGCGAGCACATAGCCCTCTTCACGCTCGGACCGCACGATGTTGTAGACGAGGCGCGTGTACCACGGCCACCACATGGCCGTGACCGCCAGCATGCCGTTGGTCAGCGACGGCTCGAGCAGGCCCATGATCGACATGGCCAGCACCAGCGGCGGGATCGAGAGGAAAACGTCGGTGATGCGCATCAGGACGTAGTCGACCCAGCCGCCCGTGTAGCCGGCGATGAGCCCGATCACGACGCCGATCGGCACCGCGATCGTCAGCACCACCACCGCCAGCAGCAGCGAGGTGCGGAAGGCGAAGATCACGCGCGTGAAGAGATCGCGCCCGACCAGGTCAGTGCCGAAAATGTTCGGCCAATGCGGAGGCTGGTTGAAATTGGTGAAGTCCACCACCGCCCCGACATGCTCGGGGAACGGCGTGATGAAATCGGCGAAGATTGCGGCAAAGACCACCAGGCCAATGAGCACGATGCCCACCAGCGAAAGCGGATTGCGCATGAGAATGTAAAGCGTGCGGCTCACTGCGACCTCTGCGACAGGCGGATGCGCGGATTGATGAACGCGATCAGCAGGTCCACGATGATGTTGACGATGAGGAACACGAGCGAGATCACCAGCACCGTTCCCACGATGGCGTTGAGGTCCTTCCGCAGGATCACCTGTACGCCGTAGCGCGACAGGCCCGGCCAGGCGAACACCGCCTCGACGAGGAAAGCGCTGCCCAGCATCGAGGCGAAATCGAGCCCGATGATCGTCAGCGACGGAATGAGCGAGGGCTTGAACGCATACCTCTTGGCGATCCTCGCGCTCGGGAAGCCGAAGGCCTCGGCCATCTCGATATAGGGCTTGTCGTAGGTCTCGATCAT from the Youhaiella tibetensis genome contains:
- a CDS encoding ABC transporter permease is translated as MSRTLYILMRNPLSLVGIVLIGLVVFAAIFADFITPFPEHVGAVVDFTNFNQPPHWPNIFGTDLVGRDLFTRVIFAFRTSLLLAVVVLTIAVPIGVVIGLIAGYTGGWVDYVLMRITDVFLSIPPLVLAMSIMGLLEPSLTNGMLAVTAMWWPWYTRLVYNIVRSEREEGYVLAAEVVGASRWHIMFREILPNCVPAIITKMTLDCGFVILIASSLSFLGLGVQPPTPDLGSMVAEGANYLPDSWWLTVFPGLAILIAVFGFNLLGDALRDILGSES
- a CDS encoding ATP-binding cassette domain-containing protein; this translates as MSEPILSIRNLTKTFDVNGQEVKAVADVSFDVMPGECLAVVGESGSGKSTIANMVLGIYGPTAGSMIFEGTELPAKRDLPHRRAIQLVQQNPLSALNPRRTVGASLRLALDVHNIGERSGRSRRVGELLEEVGLPADFAKRRPASLSGGQRQRVAIARALACQSRLVVLDEPTSALDVLVQARVLKLLDDLRKARGLTYIFITHDLSVVRNIADRMAVFERGRLVELGDTARIFSAPEHPYTRKLIGAVPVVTTDELELRDRLIHD
- a CDS encoding GAF domain-containing protein, yielding MTNPTNPHAAFAAELAKVSGQPQVAYKALHELTNRVIGTRLFTILGLDYDAGVMRRQYSDNLDLYPVPGADPIGDTIWEQTIIGKREPLVLNSAAELAAVLPEYPKLEALGCKSMLNLPIVVFGTSIGTLNMLNVEGHFTAERVAEAYALTAAAATCLLMSKENANG
- a CDS encoding ABC transporter ATP-binding protein, coding for MDKTLAISDLKLAFKSYSGLSEVLHGISLDIAPGETVALVGESGSGKSVTARIILGLLQRLPNARISGQVMFDGRDLEKLSEAERYALRGTAMSMIFQDPTSALNPVFTIDVLFHEVLKRRDPSISAHEARVKARAALEEVAITEPERVLQSYSFQLSGGMNQRVMIAMALANEPKLLLADEPGTALDVTVQAQTLKLMADLVERHGTSVLFISHNLGVVREFADRVYVIYKGRIVETGPTAALFDNPEHPYTRALLRAVPRITGGGIPDISEDTGDFFAPMVVHS